The genomic segment AGATGGGATGCTatggaattggaattagCAGGTTAGTTGGCGCCATTGCGGAGGTTGCCAGAGATTCAAAGGGATTCAAATGGCCTACGAGCGTATCACCATATCTAATGAGCATTTGTGGTAAAAATGAACAATTGGTACAAGAGACAAGGcaaacaattgaatcaCCAGATGTATTGTCACAATTCAATTCGAAGTTGGGATTAGGTGcaagaataaaattatcTCATGCTTTGGGGATTCCACTAGCAATTATCGTGGGACCAAAAAGTTGGCCCAAAGTTGAAGTTGAAGTAAGAGGTCAAAGATGGAATGGTAATGAAACTTGGAAACAATCATATGAAACTCATAAAGACGAGTACGACTGGCAAATCATTGTCACAGACGATGGTACCGAAAAACATCTAGTACCAATTGAGAATCTCTCCAAAATATGCAATATTCTTCTGGAAGATCTATAATGGAAAGAAACTGAGGAAAAATAATAACCAATTCGTCAAATTGTCTGTACATATTACACATGAGCATAGATAGACTTTGTACtaaatcttttaaaagattttgcCCGTAACCTTAGCAACAACATGGAGGGCAACGACTGAGAAAATGAAACCAACCGCAAGGAAAAGAACCACTAATGGGTCAACTCTAAGACCATTTGCCTCATCCGTGtaaacttttaaaattgaattagaCGACCCACCGTGTCCTGCTTGTCTGGTTGATGCAGGAGTTTGTTTTAATTGCTTTTCTTTTGCATTTTGTGCTTGTCTTCTCTTTTGTAAAGTACGTTGACCACCTGGAGGAGTAGCAGCGGACATGATGGATCTCAATTGGTTTAAAGGGTATATGTTATTGTTGTAGTTCGTGTTCATATAGTTATACCTACGTGtaatcttgatcttttttcaactgcGTAAAGGTGAATCGAAAACCGATATTACCCGGCAATTAAAGTCGTTGTAAGTGATAAGGTAGTCCTTAGAGGACAAAAATAAGAGAGGTCCCACCCGGATTCGAACTGGGGTTGTTCGGATCAGAACCGAAAGTGATAACCACTACACTATAGGACCGTTAAAAAGTTGCTGTAATAAGACGTAGAGGTCTAATACATCATACTGAGCATAAAATCTATCCCACGTGATATGGTATTCTGGCGACACTCCTCCAACAGTCATTACCATGGGCACGAAAATGGGAAAGTACCTGCAAAGTCTCTCAACATATTCTACAGTGCGAGTTGCATTCTTCATTTATCCGTATACAGCGATACCTTTGGGTATTACCCTGTCCCCGTAGtaaattttttctttaaattattttttttactttttttttttttttttttatgtttCCTCTGGGTGGCGATCGCGCCGCCCCTTTCAAAAATAAGCGAAAACAtgtaaaaattattattattattataatgTTTCCATTGCAGATTGAAGCAGAAGACAAAGGATAAAGGAAACGTAATAGGATTTATTTGTAATTATACCTGTATTTCCATTCTTCATTGTTCATTCTCTCCAGCTGTTCTTTCGGTTCTCATCTGTTAATACTGTACCCGTGATACCATATTACCGTTATTTCCTCGAGAGCACTAGCACATTATACTGCTAATACTTATTCACCAAAAGGAATACTTTGATCAAAAGAGGCTGGACCCAGTATTTTTCATACAAGATGAGTGAGATGGAAGGTACTGGTAGTATCAACAATACGAATACTACCAATACTGCTGttgaacaacaacaaaaacagcaacaacagcagcaacagcgTATTGATGTCAGTGTAAAAGACACTAAATCATCAacacaacaacagcaagaagaagatgttaTTCCTACAGCTATCGTTATAAAGAACATTCCGTTCGCTATTAAAAAGGAGCAGCTACTGGATGTTATTGCCAAGATGGAGTTACCACTACCATACGCATTTaattatcattttgatAATGGCGTATTTAGAGGATTAGCATTTGCTAATTTTACTAATACTGATGAGACCACAAAAGTTTTAACTTCGTTGAATGGCAAGGAAATTGGTGGCAGGAAACTGAGGGTTGAATATAAGAAAATGTTACCGCAGGCTGAAAgggaaagaattgaaagggaaaaaagagagaaaCGAGGCCAGTTAGAGGAGCAACACAAATCCTTATCTAATCTATCCCTTCACTCATTAGGCCAAAAGCCAAATCATATTTTCCCCAATTTTATGAATGAAAATGCAGGTGCGGCTAACgcagcaccaccagcagcaaATACTGCTAGTAACACGCCGTTATCAAATAATCAAGTGCTTTTGTCAGCTCAGAGTACTGCAACTTCGTTTTATCAACAACCAGGTGTTGGGATCCCCACTCGTGAGAGACCAACTCAAATcccaccaccaccaaccccgcaacaacagcagtctcagcagcaacaacagaGACATCCATTCATGCAAGCGAATCCCAATAATCTGGGTGGGGCACCAACGGGTGGATTAGAGCGTTATTACGCGCCTCTACCTTCTTCGAGTACTTTACCGTTACCACCACAACAGTTGGATTTTAATGATCCTGATACTCTAGAAATCTACTCTCAATTACTGTTGTTTAAGGATAGAGAGAGATTCTACTATGAGTTGGCATATCCTGTTGGTCTTTCTGCTACCCATAAGAGAATTATTAATGTTTTATGTTCATTCTTAGGATTAGTAGAAGTTTACGACCCaacttttattattattagaAAGAAACTTTTGGATAGAGCAACTTTACAATCTCATCTACAGCAACAAGGTCAAGTTACCATGTCACATCCTTTGCAACCAAGTTCAACCGGTGGTTCAATGAATAGATCCCAATCTTACACCTCTCTATTACAAGCTCATGCAGCTGCTTCTGTTGCTGCAGCTGCTAACAACGGTGGTGCTGACGCTACTGGTCCAAACcctgctgctgctggtaGTAATACCCCTTTACCATCCGGTAGTGCTAGTACTACACCAAAATTACAGAACCACACCCAAATGCCATCATTATCAAATAGCGGTCAAGTTCCAAATCCATCTTCGGCTGCAGCTGCTGCAGCCGCGGCAGCGGCAGCTGCAACAGGTGCTGCTGGCTCTACACAAGGGGTTACATTGTCACCTTCACAACTGCTACAGCCAATTGCGTTGCACCAATCTGATTCTCAACAACAATCTACGCctcaacagcagcaacaatCTTTCTTGAGACAGCAGGCTGCCCTAACTCCTTCATCGAGAATTCCTTCAGGTTATTCATCTAACCACACTCAATTGAGCAGTGTTAACCCCTTGTTGAGAAGTTCAAATGGTATTTCACCACCATCCGGTAACATTCAACCAAATACGCCTCAACACCGTATGCCTCCATCTTATTACGGTCAACCATCGAATTTACAGGGCGGTGAAAATGGTCCAACAACAGCAGCCGGTGGTGCACAATTGATGGGTCCTCAGCATACAAACGGATCATTacattcaaatttttccactaACTCTTTTTCTGAAAATCCAATTGGTGCAAACACTGGATCTACAAACGATTTCAATCCAACATCCAACTTAAATGGACCCGAAATGGTTTACACCTCTTTGGGTAACACTGGTTTGGGTAACGGTTTAGAGGAAGGCCTAAGCCGTTCTTTAAGTGGATTGGATTTGCAATCAAATAGCGCCAATAATTTAGGTAATTATGGTGCGAATACCGCTAGAAAACCAATATGGTAGAGGTGTTAAGGCACGTCCTCCAAATCTAATGAGCCCCACCACCAATATTCTGATAGATTTATGATTTGATGCGCATTTTTGATGACAACTAACGCACGAATGACTATGAACACCCCGATATTTTTTTGCCAGTACGACATCTAAACGGTAGATCACGAATGAATGCCACGAATAATCTATACTATAATTATTCAAGTAATTGAGAAccaaagaataaaaaaaataaaaagaataagccaagaaaaatctaaaaaaaaaaaaaaaaagcaaaaataaaataaaaaaaaaaa from the Zygosaccharomyces rouxii strain CBS732 chromosome B complete sequence genome contains:
- the PIN4 gene encoding Pin4p (weakly similar to uniprot|P34217 Saccharomyces cerevisiae YBL051C PIN4 Protein involved in G2/M phase progression and response to DNA damage interacts with Rad53p contains an RNA recognition motif a nuclear localization signal and several SQ/TQ cluster domains hyperphosphorylated in response to DNA damage), whose translation is MSEMEGTGSINNTNTTNTAVEQQQKQQQQQQQRIDVSVKDTKSSTQQQQEEDVIPTAIVIKNIPFAIKKEQLLDVIAKMELPLPYAFNYHFDNGVFRGLAFANFTNTDETTKVLTSLNGKEIGGRKLRVEYKKMLPQAERERIEREKREKRGQLEEQHKSLSNLSLHSLGQKPNHIFPNFMNENAGAANAAPPAANTASNTPLSNNQVLLSAQSTATSFYQQPGVGIPTRERPTQIPPPPTPQQQQSQQQQQRHPFMQANPNNLGGAPTGGLERYYAPLPSSSTLPLPPQQLDFNDPDTLEIYSQLLLFKDRERFYYELAYPVGLSATHKRIINVLCSFLGLVEVYDPTFIIIRKKLLDRATLQSHLQQQGQVTMSHPLQPSSTGGSMNRSQSYTSLLQAHAAASVAAAANNGGADATGPNPAAAGSNTPLPSGSASTTPKLQNHTQMPSLSNSGQVPNPSSAAAAAAAAAAAATGAAGSTQGVTLSPSQLLQPIALHQSDSQQQSTPQQQQQSFLRQQAALTPSSRIPSGYSSNHTQLSSVNPLLRSSNGISPPSGNIQPNTPQHRMPPSYYGQPSNLQGGENGPTTAAGGAQLMGPQHTNGSLHSNFSTNSFSENPIGANTGSTNDFNPTSNLNGPEMVYTSLGNTGLGNGLEEGLSRSLSGLDLQSNSANNLGNYGANTARKPIW
- the SBH1 gene encoding Arf family guanine nucleotide exchange factor SBH1 (highly similar to uniprot|P52871 Saccharomyces cerevisiae YER019C-A SBH2 Ssh1p-Sss1p-Sbh2p complex component involved in protein translocation into the endoplasmic reticulum homologous to Sbh1p); the protein is MNTNYNNNIYPLNQLRSIMSAATPPGGQRTLQKRRQAQNAKEKQLKQTPASTRQAGHGGSSNSILKVYTDEANGLRVDPLVVLFLAVGFIFSVVALHVVAKVTGKIF